The following proteins come from a genomic window of Rhizobium sp. 007:
- a CDS encoding ABC transporter substrate-binding protein: protein MAITVRLAGGAQGFNWLPVFVAEQEGLFEKHGLKIEYLRLGSVDKATIAVAEGEAELAITPPEGAVSNYAKGGELRIVASNSNRLPMSIVAAPSIKSIGGLKGKKIGTSSLTEGTAVYTQMLLSREGLKYPGDYEFVLAGVHTTRWAALQAGDIDCAPQPAPWNFIAESAGYNLIGEINDVIPEILFAALIAKKSWLELNSETVGKLLKALAEAYLITNDPSQEEEIALPIFQRITVPDDADLARRGLRYMRDMGMWPNGLGIPERAIETTIDLMIQAGLLDEGTRMSAVGVFDNSYLQEALA, encoded by the coding sequence ATGGCAATTACAGTTAGATTGGCGGGTGGCGCCCAAGGGTTCAATTGGCTGCCGGTCTTCGTCGCCGAACAGGAGGGACTGTTCGAGAAACACGGACTGAAAATTGAATATCTGCGCCTTGGCAGCGTCGACAAGGCGACGATCGCAGTGGCCGAAGGCGAAGCCGAGTTGGCGATCACGCCACCGGAAGGAGCTGTCTCGAATTATGCCAAAGGCGGTGAACTGCGCATTGTGGCGTCGAATTCCAACCGCCTTCCGATGTCGATCGTGGCAGCTCCTTCGATCAAATCGATCGGGGGACTGAAGGGAAAGAAAATCGGCACCTCGTCACTGACCGAGGGCACAGCGGTCTACACGCAGATGCTGCTTTCCCGCGAAGGACTCAAGTACCCAGGTGACTATGAATTTGTTCTTGCCGGCGTTCATACGACGCGCTGGGCGGCGCTTCAGGCTGGCGACATTGATTGCGCACCGCAACCCGCCCCCTGGAACTTCATCGCTGAAAGCGCCGGGTACAATCTGATCGGAGAGATCAACGACGTCATACCGGAAATCCTGTTTGCCGCGCTTATCGCGAAGAAAAGTTGGCTCGAATTGAATAGCGAGACTGTCGGGAAGCTCTTGAAGGCTTTGGCCGAAGCCTATCTGATTACCAACGATCCCTCGCAGGAGGAAGAAATTGCGTTGCCGATCTTCCAGCGCATCACGGTGCCGGATGACGCCGATCTTGCCCGTCGCGGGCTGCGCTACATGCGTGACATGGGCATGTGGCCGAACGGCCTGGGCATTCCCGAAAGGGCAATTGAAACCACGATCGACCTGATGATCCAAGCGGGCTTGCTAGACGAAGGCACACGGATGTCGGCCGTTGGTGTCTTTGATAATTCTTACCTCCAAGAGGCGCTGGCGTGA